The DNA region TAAAACCGGAGAGACTCCGAAAACTGCTGCCATGGCTGCGGAAACTGACAGCAAGGCGATTGAACAAATCGTTGCGGATATGAATAAGTTTTCCAACAACTACGTCGCTGAAATGCTGACGAAAAACATGGGCACCCTGAAGAAAGAAAAGGGTGTGACATTGGTGGATGGAATGACCGCTTTGCAGGAGCATATTCAGTCTTTGCAAATTCCCAAAGAGCAAATTCACATCGAAAATCCATCAGGTTTGACTCGGGAAAACAAAATGTCATCGTTTGCCATGTGGAAAGTATTGCAGCACCTGCGCAACGATTTCAGAGTGCAACCTGAGTTTCTTCAAAGTCTTCCCATTGCGGGAATAGATGGAACCCTCAAAAAAAGAATGAAGGGAACAAAGGCCGAACGCTGGGTACGTGCTAAAACGGGATACTTAAATAGTGTTGTATCTTTAGCGGGTTACGCCGGGTTGGAGGATGGAAGAGTTATTACGTTCTCCTTCATTTATAATGGCTCGACTGATGAAGCAATGGTTCGACAATATTTTGATAAATTGCTCGAAAGTTTGGTAAACTGACTATGAAGAGAACACTAAGGGGATCATTCTCGTGAAGTACTTTGTCGTCTCACTTTTAGTCACAGCACTTATGGCTCCTGCCGCAAAGGCGCAGGATCTGAGTGATATATTCCCCAATATGGTTCCACGAGTTCTGCCGGAAACGCGTATGTGGCGTCCACCGATCTTCAAGAATCAAAACAAGTCATTGGGTTATAATTCAAATGCTTTTGCGACTCCGAAAGGAATGGAGAAGCAGGTGCAATTTTGGGTGGATGTGTACTCCAAGTACTCATCTGATCAGGGCATCCTTCATGATTCTGAAAACGTTGAAAAGGTTTATAAGATCGTTGATTTAAAAGGTCTGAAAACTGAACGTGAAAAACAGAAGAAAATCGATGAAGTAAAGAAAGACGTCATTGCCAAGGAAAAACTGAATAAAGAGCAGGCAGCGAATCTGCGCTATCAGTTGGGTCAGAAAGACCGCATGCAACAGGCGATTTTCTATTCCGGAAGATACATTGAAGATATGGAAAAGATTTTCCGCCAGGAACAGCTGCCGCTGGAACTGGTTCGTATGGTTTACGTGGAAAGCTCCTTTAATATCATGGCCCGCTCTAAAGTGGGTGCAAGCGGCGTTTGGCAGATCATGCCTTACACAGCAAGACCTTTCAGAATGATTTCCTCGTCGGTGGATAAGCGCAATCATCCAATGGATGCGACCCGAACGGCGGCGAAACTTTTGAAATCCAATTATAATATGCTTCAATCCTGGCCTCTGGCGGTGACGGGTTACAATCATGGACCGACAGGAGTTGCCAAGATGACCAAATCCTACAAGTCCCGCGAGTTGGGGCACTTGATTGAGAACGTGGAGTCGCGAAGAAGCTTTGGATTCGCTTCCCGAAACTTCTATGCCTGCTTCCTGGCGGCTTTGGAAGTTGAAAGAAATGCGCAGAAGTACTTCGACACGGTATTGTGGTCGAAACCACTACCTGCACAGGATTTGAAATTGCCGGTTGCGATTAAGTACCGGGATCTGGTGAAGTGGTTTGATGGGGATCACGATAAAGCTCAGGTTTATAATCCGCATCTGACTTACAATGTGATCAAAAAAGGATTCAAAATACCGTCGAAGACGGTGATTTCGGTGCCCAAGGACAAGTACAACGTGGCGTTGATTTCTTTGTCCCACAAAGGCCGATCGATCGCTTCAGACAAATAGATTCACAGCCTTTAAAAACAAAAAACCCGGTTTCTCAACCGGGTTTTTTTTATTCAGCTGTTTGAATATCAAGGTACTTCATGAACAACTTGGACATCTCACTGATGATTGTCGGGTCGTTGATGTAGTTTGGATTATCAATGGCCATGGTATTAGCCATGCCGATGAACGCGTTGACCATAATATAGGAAATCTTCTCCATGTCTTTACCTGGAATTTGCGGCAGATTGTACTTCACAGTTTCCTGGAAAAAACGGATGGATTCAGAGATATAAGAAGCGTCGGCTACGTAGTATTGAATTGTGGTCAGTTTGGCGCGCAGTTCGTACTGTCTGCGATAAGTTTCGAATGCCATTTCCAACATTGCGCGGACTCTTTGCTCCGGTGGCAGAGGGAAGATCGCACGCATTTTCTCGCTCATGATGCGTTTGTCTTCTTCCATCAGATTTTTTACCACGGCTTGAACCACAGATTCTTTGTTTCCAAAGAATTGATAAAGGGAACCAATGCTGACTCCAGCTTCTTTGGCGATTTTATCAGTAGTAATGGAGTAAAAACCTTCAGATACCAACAAACGAGAACATGCATCTAGAATTGTAGATACTGTCTGGCGAGAGCGTTCTTGAGTAGGCGCCTTAACAATGATCTTAGTTTTCTTCGCTTTTTCTTTTGCCATTTCCGTAGACTGAATCATCTGAATGATTCTCCCTTTCCTTTGGACGAGAGTCCTTAATGTGAGGACAGAATAGGTCCTGCTGGACGCGACAATCAAGTCTGGATTTTTGCATTCGTGTAATCCTTTGGACTAAGGTCTAGGAAAACTGGTCCAAAAGCCCCTTAAATTCGATTTGGGGCATAAAGCTTGTAATGTTTGCGACACGAAGGAGGGGTGTGGGAATAAAAAAAGGAGCCGCAGCTCCCTTCTATTAATTCAATTCATTCTCGCAGAATAATTGAGCTCGGTCTGAATTTGGTGGGTAGGCCATGGATTTGGCCAGTGTTTCACATTGCTTTTTACTGATTGTGGAACTGTACTCGCGAAGGCAATGCCACTTGGTTTCGTCTCCGGAGTCGGCATACTCCATTTGTTTGGCGATGGTTGCACAATCCTTCAGCGTTAGTTTCTTAAGATCATAAAGACAAACCAAGCGAGCTTCCTCGGCGTTGTTGGAGTATTCCATGGATTTAGCCACGGCCAAGCATTGGTTTGGAGTCAGCTCTGCCTTCTTTTTCTTCAGGCAGTTCGAGCGCCAGTTGTCTCTTTGATCCATGGCGAGCTTGGAACCACGAGGGGGTTCGCAGATGGAAGCCGAGGCCTCCACAGTATATATGGATACGATAGTAAGAACGGCAAAAATGATTTTCAACCAACGTGAGTTCATGGCGAGTCCCTGTTGCAAAAGTAAAACCCCGTTAAACTAGCTTATATTTCATTTGAGTGGCAACAGCTTGTCTAAGAACCCGACAATCAACACATTTTGACGTTTTTATAATAGACCCTATAGTTCTGGATGACGCAGAGCAGGTGTTGGTAAGCAGAACGACTTATGAAAATCCTAATTATCGCATTATCCCTTTTGGTTTTCTCGCCGGCATTTGCCAGCGACATCCTTGGCCCTAATTTTCACGAAGTTGAAAAGGGTGAGCTTTATCGTTCTGCTCAATTGGATGGCCTTGAACTAAAACGCTATATCAAAAAACATGGCATTCAAACGATCATCAATCTGCGTGGTGCCGAGCCTTTGTCCTTCTGGTGGCAGCAGGAAACTTCTGTCGCTAAGGCGATGAACGTCCTTCACTACAACATCCCGATGACCGCAGAGGAAATTCCTCACCGTAAAAATCTGATTCGTTTGATCAGTCTTTTTGATATGGTACCTCGCCCGATTCTGATTCATTGCCAAGGCGGCGCGGATCGCTCCGGTGAAGCTGCGGCAATTTACCAGATGATTTATGCTGGTAAAAGCAAAGAGGAAGCTTTGAAACAGCTGACTTTTAAATATCGCCATATCGCCAAAGTAAAGCCTGCAAAAAGATACTTTATCGATCAGGTTTGGAAGGGTGATGATTGGATGATCGCGAATTACGATCCATGCAAAGCCAACTACAAGTACTATAATAAAAAGAATTCTTACTGCAAAGACGGGGACGGGGAAGAAGACAGCGAAGAGTAGTCTTCGCCGCTGTCACTGTTACCAGCGAATCGGCTCAGGTTCCAACTCCACACCAAATTGCGCCTTCACATCGGCGCAAACCTGGGTCGCGGTCGTCCAGACATCATCGGCATCAGCGCCACCATGATTTACCAGCACCAGCGCTTGTTTTTCGAACATTCCCACAGGGCCGATGCTCTTACCCTTCCAGCCCGCTTGATCAATCAACCATCCCGCAGCTAATTTCACCATGCCATCCGCATAGGGGAAGCTGACCAGTGTCGGATACTTCACCAACAACTGATCGCGCACCGGGACCGGTACAATAGGATTTTTAAAGAAGCTGCCGGCGTTGCCGATCACTTCCGGATTCGGCAATTTGCTGGATCTTATTTCGCAGACTACTTTAGAGATAGTGCGAGGGTTGGCTTCCAATCCCTGGCGCTCCAGCTCTTTACGAATATCACCATATTCAAGGTGCAGCTTGTTTGCTTTTGGAAGGCGGAAGGTGACTTCCCAGATGATGTATTTCCCGGCGCCATCCTGCTTAAAGAAGCTATCGCGATAGGAGAAACGGCATTCTGAATTATTGAAAGTTTTAAGATCGCCGCTGCTTAAGTCCACACACGTCACTTCGAAAATGGAGTCCTTAACTTCAGAAC from Bdellovibrio sp. GT3 includes:
- a CDS encoding lytic transglycosylase domain-containing protein, whose product is MKYFVVSLLVTALMAPAAKAQDLSDIFPNMVPRVLPETRMWRPPIFKNQNKSLGYNSNAFATPKGMEKQVQFWVDVYSKYSSDQGILHDSENVEKVYKIVDLKGLKTEREKQKKIDEVKKDVIAKEKLNKEQAANLRYQLGQKDRMQQAIFYSGRYIEDMEKIFRQEQLPLELVRMVYVESSFNIMARSKVGASGVWQIMPYTARPFRMISSSVDKRNHPMDATRTAAKLLKSNYNMLQSWPLAVTGYNHGPTGVAKMTKSYKSRELGHLIENVESRRSFGFASRNFYACFLAALEVERNAQKYFDTVLWSKPLPAQDLKLPVAIKYRDLVKWFDGDHDKAQVYNPHLTYNVIKKGFKIPSKTVISVPKDKYNVALISLSHKGRSIASDK
- a CDS encoding TetR/AcrR family transcriptional regulator; this encodes MIQSTEMAKEKAKKTKIIVKAPTQERSRQTVSTILDACSRLLVSEGFYSITTDKIAKEAGVSIGSLYQFFGNKESVVQAVVKNLMEEDKRIMSEKMRAIFPLPPEQRVRAMLEMAFETYRRQYELRAKLTTIQYYVADASYISESIRFFQETVKYNLPQIPGKDMEKISYIMVNAFIGMANTMAIDNPNYINDPTIISEMSKLFMKYLDIQTAE
- a CDS encoding dual specificity protein phosphatase family protein, giving the protein MKILIIALSLLVFSPAFASDILGPNFHEVEKGELYRSAQLDGLELKRYIKKHGIQTIINLRGAEPLSFWWQQETSVAKAMNVLHYNIPMTAEEIPHRKNLIRLISLFDMVPRPILIHCQGGADRSGEAAAIYQMIYAGKSKEEALKQLTFKYRHIAKVKPAKRYFIDQVWKGDDWMIANYDPCKANYKYYNKKNSYCKDGDGEEDSEE
- the murB gene encoding UDP-N-acetylmuramate dehydrogenase; amino-acid sequence: MQLQAQFDLSKLNTLGLKSTAELYTELHAISDVQALLNDQALKKITWRILGGGSNLVLPAKVGGLTIRLANKGRSLIHEDNEAWYVKAQAGEVWNEFVHWTLDQGYWGLENLSLIPGTVGAAPIQNIGAYGSEVKDSIFEVTCVDLSSGDLKTFNNSECRFSYRDSFFKQDGAGKYIIWEVTFRLPKANKLHLEYGDIRKELERQGLEANPRTISKVVCEIRSSKLPNPEVIGNAGSFFKNPIVPVPVRDQLLVKYPTLVSFPYADGMVKLAAGWLIDQAGWKGKSIGPVGMFEKQALVLVNHGGADADDVWTTATQVCADVKAQFGVELEPEPIRW